One stretch of Chryseobacterium fluminis DNA includes these proteins:
- a CDS encoding DUF4269 domain-containing protein: protein MIDFTTIDYLKTGNNRQRRAYEVLTQYRIFEKLSDYSPLLVGTVPIEIDIEGSDLDIICQVDLRFKEIFLDRLKLSEIIPGNAEYNIDYPVISGEKCMVINFMLEEFPVEIFGQNKPADQQNAYRHMIAEYKILQEKGEYFKQKIIELKTKGIKTEPAFGLLLDLKNPYEDLLKY, encoded by the coding sequence ATGATTGATTTTACGACTATTGATTATCTGAAAACAGGAAATAACAGGCAAAGAAGAGCTTATGAAGTTCTTACTCAATACAGAATATTTGAAAAACTGAGTGATTATTCACCGCTTCTGGTAGGAACAGTCCCTATCGAAATCGATATTGAAGGAAGTGATCTGGATATCATCTGTCAGGTTGATCTGAGATTCAAAGAAATTTTTTTAGATCGATTAAAGCTTAGCGAAATAATTCCCGGTAATGCAGAATATAACATTGATTATCCCGTGATAAGCGGAGAAAAATGTATGGTTATCAATTTCATGCTGGAAGAATTTCCGGTTGAAATTTTTGGACAGAATAAACCTGCAGATCAGCAGAACGCCTATCGCCATATGATTGCTGAATATAAAATATTACAGGAAAAAGGAGAATATTTTAAACAAAAAATAATAGAACTAAAGACAAAAGGAATCAAAACGGAACCGGCTTTTGGATTGCTGCTGGATCTGAAAAATCCTTATGAAGATCTGTTAAAATACTGA
- a CDS encoding GSCFA domain-containing protein translates to MKFRTEVDIKASGKKIEVEDKIFSIGSCFASEMSDLFSQGQLQTVNNPFGTIFNPFSISNSVKRLHDAEFYTEEELITFNDEFISLDHHTGFDSRYVHRTLQKINGEIEKGNSFLQTANWVIITYGTSFIYEFVPKQKLVANCHRIPQKFFEKRLLTYQELTDSIYDTIMNLKDICVDDVQILFTVSPVRHTKDGMVENQLSKSKLITAIHDMIDELEYCHYLPVYEILMDDLRDYRFYKEDMIHPNSQAVAYIFDKFGEAYFSEATKSFIKENFKILKALEHRASDDKDPKYIEFRDKLNQRIEIQQQKVRHKIFSDD, encoded by the coding sequence ATGAAATTCAGGACAGAAGTTGATATAAAAGCGTCGGGAAAGAAAATTGAAGTTGAAGATAAAATATTTTCAATAGGATCCTGCTTTGCTTCGGAAATGTCAGATCTCTTCTCTCAGGGGCAGTTACAGACCGTCAATAATCCTTTTGGAACCATTTTCAACCCCTTTTCAATCAGCAATTCGGTCAAAAGGCTTCATGATGCAGAATTTTATACCGAAGAAGAACTGATCACCTTTAATGATGAATTTATTTCATTAGATCATCATACGGGTTTCGACAGCCGGTACGTTCACCGGACCTTACAGAAAATCAACGGGGAAATAGAGAAAGGAAATTCCTTTCTTCAGACAGCCAACTGGGTGATCATTACGTACGGCACATCCTTTATCTATGAATTTGTTCCCAAACAAAAACTGGTAGCCAACTGCCACAGAATTCCCCAAAAATTTTTTGAAAAAAGACTGTTGACCTATCAGGAACTTACCGACTCCATTTACGATACCATTATGAATCTGAAAGATATCTGTGTAGATGATGTTCAGATCTTATTTACGGTTTCACCGGTGCGCCATACCAAAGACGGAATGGTAGAGAACCAGTTAAGCAAATCAAAATTAATAACGGCGATTCATGATATGATTGATGAACTGGAATACTGTCATTATCTTCCGGTTTACGAAATTCTGATGGATGATCTCCGGGATTACCGTTTCTATAAAGAAGATATGATTCATCCTAACAGTCAGGCAGTGGCTTATATTTTCGATAAATTCGGGGAGGCCTATTTTTCTGAAGCTACCAAAAGTTTTATCAAAGAAAATTTTAAGATACTCAAAGCTCTGGAACACAGAGCAAGTGACGACAAGGATCCCAAATATATAGAGTTCAGAGATAAATTAAATCAGAGAATTGAGATCCAGCAGCAAAAGGTCAGACATAAAATATTTTCAGATGATTGA
- a CDS encoding polyprenyl synthetase family protein, protein MEFLDRYQQIVADAIAKYTFKDKPTELYDPMNYIISHGGKRLRPIMVLMACDLFGGDLKEAIKPALAIEFFHNFTLIHDDIMDEAPLRRNKPTIHTLHGINVGILSGDGLMLKAYKFFEDLEPEIFKACIRIFTHTGLLLCEGQQYDINFETQENVTYDDYIRMITYKTGVLSASSFEIGALIAKANFKDAKAIFNFGKHIGIAFQIMDDYLDVFGDQAQFGKKHAGDIYENKKTVLYLLAREYATEEERKELDYWYSKKTDNIDKVYNVEKIFRRTKVDEKALRLIEKHNEIGQSYLQKIDIPEEKKKPFAELANYLLRRES, encoded by the coding sequence ATGGAATTTTTAGACCGATACCAGCAGATTGTTGCTGACGCCATTGCTAAATATACTTTTAAAGATAAACCCACGGAATTATATGATCCGATGAACTATATCATTTCCCACGGCGGAAAGCGTCTCCGTCCGATTATGGTTTTGATGGCTTGTGATTTGTTTGGGGGAGATCTTAAAGAGGCAATCAAACCGGCCCTGGCAATAGAATTTTTCCATAATTTCACTCTTATCCATGACGACATTATGGATGAAGCACCTTTAAGAAGGAATAAGCCGACCATCCATACTTTGCATGGAATCAACGTAGGAATTCTTTCGGGAGACGGCTTAATGCTGAAAGCTTATAAATTCTTTGAAGATCTTGAGCCTGAGATTTTTAAAGCCTGTATCAGAATTTTTACCCATACCGGTCTACTTTTATGCGAAGGCCAGCAGTACGATATTAATTTTGAAACTCAGGAAAATGTAACCTATGATGATTACATCAGAATGATTACCTATAAAACGGGAGTTTTAAGTGCCTCTTCTTTTGAAATCGGGGCTTTAATTGCCAAGGCAAATTTCAAAGATGCCAAGGCTATTTTCAACTTCGGAAAACATATCGGAATCGCATTCCAGATCATGGATGATTACCTGGATGTATTCGGAGACCAGGCACAGTTCGGAAAAAAACATGCCGGCGATATTTACGAAAACAAGAAAACCGTACTGTATCTGCTGGCGAGAGAGTATGCCACTGAAGAAGAAAGAAAAGAGCTGGACTACTGGTATTCCAAAAAAACGGATAATATTGACAAGGTATATAACGTTGAAAAGATTTTCAGAAGAACAAAAGTGGATGAAAAAGCATTGCGCCTTATTGAAAAACACAACGAGATCGGCCAAAGCTATCTTCAGAAAATAGATATTCCTGAAGAGAAGAAAAAGCCGTTTGCAGAACTGGCCAATTATTTGTTGAGAAGAGAATCATAA
- a CDS encoding TatD family hydrolase, which produces MIDTHTHLYSEEFDEDRKEAIQRALDKGITEFYLPAIDSESHKKMLQLEAEYPNRIFSMMGLHPCYVKPESWENELKIVKNYLDQRTFPAIGEIGIDLYWDKTTLDIQVKAFEQQIDWALEKDLPIVIHTRESFDETFEVLERKKHPKLRGIFHCFSGNLEQARHAVDLNFILGIGGVVTFKNGKIDQFLHEIPLDKIVLETDSPYLAPVPHRGKRNESSYLDLVAGKLVNIYGRDFPEIDKITTENARRMFNVQP; this is translated from the coding sequence ATGATTGATACCCATACCCATCTCTATTCGGAAGAATTTGATGAAGACAGAAAAGAAGCCATTCAGAGAGCATTGGATAAAGGAATTACCGAATTTTACCTTCCGGCCATAGATTCTGAATCTCATAAAAAAATGCTGCAGCTGGAAGCAGAATATCCCAACCGAATCTTCTCAATGATGGGTTTGCATCCTTGCTATGTAAAACCGGAATCCTGGGAAAATGAGCTGAAAATTGTTAAAAATTATCTTGATCAGAGAACGTTTCCGGCCATTGGAGAAATCGGAATCGACCTGTACTGGGATAAAACCACTCTGGACATTCAGGTAAAAGCATTTGAACAGCAAATCGACTGGGCTCTTGAAAAGGATCTTCCAATCGTTATTCATACCAGAGAAAGCTTTGATGAAACTTTTGAAGTACTGGAAAGAAAAAAACATCCTAAGCTAAGAGGTATCTTCCATTGCTTCTCCGGAAATCTGGAACAGGCCAGACATGCGGTCGACCTTAATTTTATTCTGGGAATCGGTGGAGTAGTGACCTTCAAAAATGGCAAAATCGATCAGTTTTTACATGAAATTCCACTGGATAAAATCGTTCTGGAAACCGATTCACCCTATCTCGCACCCGTTCCGCACAGGGGGAAAAGAAATGAAAGCTCTTATCTGGATCTGGTCGCCGGGAAACTCGTGAATATCTACGGAAGAGATTTCCCGGAAATCGATAAGATTACGACTGAAAATGCCAGAAGAATGTTTAATGTGCAGCCTTAG